DNA sequence from the Candidatus Brocadiaceae bacterium genome:
CAGGACGTCGTCCGGGCCTGGGTCCTCCACAAGGACACGCTCTACCCGTTGCGCCGGGACGGTTCCGCCCTGCGCCTGGGCGGCGGACGGCGGGAGCGGGTCTCGCAGTTCGTCATGGAGCGGACAGCCGATCTACGCACATTCCAGCATCCATACCAGCGTCCGCAGACGGTCGAACCCCGCGAGGCGGCCGAGGAACTGGCGCCTGCGCTGATCGTCCGAGCCATCGGAGACGGAAACGAGCCCGGCGGCTGGAACACCTCGTCGCCCGAGGACGAAGACGCGCAGCTCTTCGTGCTCGCAGAGAGCCCCCCCGGCTTCGGCGTCCGCGCGGAGGGGCTCGGCAGCGAAACGGGATTCGTGCTCTACCACGTGCGCCTGCACAGACCGGAGAACACCGATGAGTGAGACCACACCGGAACCCGAAGCCGTCGTGAGTGTGGAGGCCCTGTCCCACACCTACAAGCGGACGCACGCGCTGGCGGGGGTGTCGTTCACCGTCACGCAGGGCTCGATCCACGGCTTCGTCGGCCCGAACGGGGCCGGGAAGACAACGACGCTGAGCATCCTGGCGACGCTGCTGAGGCCGCAGACCGGCACGGTACGCGTCTTCGGCCACAGGCTGCCCCGGGACTACAAGGCCGTGCGCCGCCGCATCGGCTTCATGCCGGACCACCTGGGCCTCTACGCACAGATGACCGTCTTCGAGTGCCTGGACTTCTTCGCCGCCGCCTACGGCATGAAGGCCCGGCGGCGGGAGAGCGTCATCGACGACGTGCTGACCCTCACCGACATGATCCGCCACAAGGACAGCCTGGTGAAGAGCCTCTCGCGCGGCATGTCGCAGCGCGTCAGCCTGGCCCGGGCGCTGGTGCACGACCCCGACCTGCTGCTGCTGGACGAGCCCGCCTCGGGCCTGGACCCGCGGGCGCGCGTCGAGCTGCTGGAGGTCCTGCGCGAACTCAGCCGCATGGGCAAGACGATCTTCATCAGCTCCCACATCCTGGGCGAACTCGGCGACCTCTGCGACCACGTGACGATCATCGACCGCGGCCGCCCGCGCTACAGCGGCACC
Encoded proteins:
- a CDS encoding ABC transporter ATP-binding protein; translation: MSETTPEPEAVVSVEALSHTYKRTHALAGVSFTVTQGSIHGFVGPNGAGKTTTLSILATLLRPQTGTVRVFGHRLPRDYKAVRRRIGFMPDHLGLYAQMTVFECLDFFAAAYGMKARRRESVIDDVLTLTDMIRHKDSLVKSLSRGMSQRVSLARALVHDPDLLLLDEPASGLDPRARVELLEVLRELSRMGKTIFISSHILGELGDLCDHVTIIDRGRPRYSGTMRGLLARRGDVAAYVLTLEDAVPGLAERLAGQEGIAGIEQSDGEAAYKLSFDTGLTSANAVLRAAMDAGARVVSFREDLRQLTDVFMEL